Genomic segment of Acidobacteriota bacterium:
GGGACGGCGCCCCAGGGGATGTCACCTCGGCAGGAGAAGCTGAATTTCACGGCCGACAACGAGTTGCAGCGTCCCGATTTCAGCTTCCGCAACTGGATTCACATTGGAACGCCGCTGACGCCCAATGACCTGAATCCCCCCGAGGCCCCTTTTCCCGAGTTTCACAATGTCTACATCCACCCTGATGATCTCGACCACTACGCGCGCACCGGGAAATTCCGGGACGGAACCGCCCTCGTCAAGGAACTGGTGAGCGTGGGATCGAAGGCGGCGCCTAGCGGCAAGGGATACTTCATGGGTGAATTCACCGGTCTTGAAGTGGCCGTCAAAGACTCCAGGCGTTTCCCCGACGAACCCGGCTATTGGGCCTACTTCAGCTACGGCCACAGCTACCCCCTGAAGGCAAAGGCCAGCATCCAGCCTACGGCCACCTGCAATTCCTGCCACCAGCAGAACGCGGCCGAGGACTGGGTATTCAGTCAGTACTATCCAGTTCTGCGCGCTGCCCGTTCGCACTAACTCCGAAAGTCCCAAGGGAGGACTTGTCATGAGAAGAACGATCCTGTTTGCATTCGTCCTGAGTCTGGGCGCGGGGGCATTTGCCCCCGGCCCCCAGCAGCAGCCCCCTCAATCCTTCTCGCCCTGGGTTGATGCCCAGGGCAACATCGGCCTCCCTGAGGACTTCAGGACCACCTGGTCGCATTTAGGCGACTGGGTGGTCCCCGAGGAGGGAGGACTCTCTTTCCACGAGGTCTACTCGGAAAACGACTCGGTGGAACATTTCATCCGGCACCAGCAGTTTCCCGACGGGGCCACCCTGGTCAAGGAAGTCCGAAGCAGCAGATCGGCCCGGATGACCACCGGGCATGCCAGTTGGGCGGCCGACAACCAGATCTGGTTCGTCATGGTCAAGGACGCCCGGGGCCGCTTCAAAGACAACCCGATCTGGGGTGACGGATGGGGCTGGGCCTTGTTCAGCGCCGACAATCCCCAGGTCAGCGTTACCCGGGACTACCGCCAGGAGTGTCTTCCCTGCCATCTGCCGGCCAAGGGAAACGATTGGGTCTATGTGGAAGGCTATCCGACGCTCAAGGCCGTTTCACGAAGCGCCCCCATGAAACCGGCTCCAGGCAGCGCCGACTTGCCTGAGAACAGCATCAGGATCAACATGCTGGCCTACAGTCCGCAGACGCTGACGGTGAAAGTCGGCGCCACCGTCACCTGGATCAACGAAGATCCCTTCCCCCACACCGCAACGGCCGATGACGGCAGCTTCGACACCGGGAACATCGCCCAAAACCAGCGAGCCTCCGTCACTTTCAACAAGCCTGGAACCTTCACCTACACCTGCACTCCGCACCCCTTCATGAAGGGAGTCATCAAGGTCGAAGAGTGACCCGTCATCCGGTCAGGGTGCGGGCGATGTTGGCGATAAGCAGGAAGGAGAACCCGCCGTAGAAGAGCGTCGCCACCATCAGGCCCAGGAGGCGCCACAGGGGAAGCTGAAAGGGGTTGTCGCTTCGGAAGCGTTCGTCGGAGGCGGCGACCTGGCTGGCCAGCCGCCGCATCAGCAGGATGGCCAAGGCCGAGTAGAGGAACATGACGATGCCGGACAGCGACCCGGCGATTCTCAACAGGGTCGGGGTGTCCGTCATGTCGGCCACGAAGATCACGCCGATGGCGAAGAAGATCATCAGCCAGAGCACAAAGAAGTAAAGGGCGCTCTCGCTGAGGTAGCGGCTGGACGAGTTTCGGATTATGGGGCTGTTGGTCTTGATGATATCCGCTGATACCCTCGCCACGTGGTCCAGCACTCCGATCTCGCTGGTGAAGAAGATGGCCGCCACCATCAGATAGAAGAGCGTCTGCAGGCCGGCGGCCAGGTTCTGTCCCAGGATCGCTCCTTCGGCTTGCAGCATGCCCATGCCGATCTCCAGGTCCTGGCCGTAGAGCAGGGCGTGGGAGATCAGCATCAGGAGGATCAGGCCGAAGGCCCCGGTCAACCAGAAGCTGAGCAACTGCTCGCGCCTGGCCAGCTTCCACCACGACTTCCAGCGGCTCAGGTTCTCCTCGTCGGCTTTGAAGAAATAGCCCTCGGATGCCACGGCCACCTTTTCTCCGGTCAGCGGACTGGTCACCTTGGGTACCAGCTTCGCCATTCCGAATCCTTTGTCGCGGATCCAGTGGCTGGTGGCCAGGTTGACGGAACCGCCGGCGCCGCAGAAGGCCAGCGCGGCCAGCAGGGTGGCGATGTCGAGTCCTTCGGGAATCGCGGTGGGGAAAGTCCCCAGGCCCTCCGCGAAGGCTCCAAGCGTCGGTGCTTTCACGACCAGGACTGCCACCAGCGCCACCGACACGATGACGAAGACGGTCAGGATCATCTCGATCCGCTCCACCGTCTTGTAGACGACTCGGGTACCGGTGAGGGCGATTCCGATGAGGACCAGCGAGGCGGCGGCGATTACGTCGACCTGTCCTCCCAACACCCAGGACAGCGCTGTCGCGCCTCCCGTACTCCAGCCCGGCCACAGCCAGGGCAGGGTCGAGCAGGCCAGGAAGACCCAGGCCAGAGGCGCCCACAGGCGGGCGAAGCCGGTGATGATGGTCTCGCCGGTGGCGATGGTGTAGCGGGCGAACTCGGTATTGAGGACGTACTGCAGACTGAGGGCAATCAGGGCCGGCCAAAGCAGGGTGAAGCCATGCTGCATGGTGATCCCCGGCCAGAAGTAGATCTCGCCCGATCCCAGCGAGGTCGCCACCATGATGATTCCCGGCCCCACCAGCCTCCAAAAGCGCGGCGGCCTGGGAAGCGAGCCGACCCGGCAGGAGGGCAACCGTCCCCGCGACAAAAGCGGCACCCCCACTCCAGCCTCTTGCGGCTCGCTTGCCGGGGTCTGGGGCGCTTCCTTGCGGACCTCCTCTTGCCGGGGACCGTTCATGCGCCCTCCTCTCTACAACAAAGTTTGGAAATTGTCCAATTCCTGCCCCATTAGATCCCGAATTGAGCGGCGAACGGACCGCGCAGAAGGCGCTGGGGCTGACCAAGTGTAAAGTGGTCTTGACAAACAGGAGTCAAGAATAGCCCGGATCATCAAGGAGAGACGATTCTCCCCGAGGTAGGCGGCGGGAGAGACGAGGGGCTTACCGTGCCTAAGGAGTCCGGTCGACGAGCAGTGAGCGCGAGATGATCGTCCGTCCGGTGGCCGCAACAGCTTGCAGCGCTTCGGTGAACTGTGGATCCGA
This window contains:
- a CDS encoding Nramp family divalent metal transporter, translating into MNGPRQEEVRKEAPQTPASEPQEAGVGVPLLSRGRLPSCRVGSLPRPPRFWRLVGPGIIMVATSLGSGEIYFWPGITMQHGFTLLWPALIALSLQYVLNTEFARYTIATGETIITGFARLWAPLAWVFLACSTLPWLWPGWSTGGATALSWVLGGQVDVIAAASLVLIGIALTGTRVVYKTVERIEMILTVFVIVSVALVAVLVVKAPTLGAFAEGLGTFPTAIPEGLDIATLLAALAFCGAGGSVNLATSHWIRDKGFGMAKLVPKVTSPLTGEKVAVASEGYFFKADEENLSRWKSWWKLARREQLLSFWLTGAFGLILLMLISHALLYGQDLEIGMGMLQAEGAILGQNLAAGLQTLFYLMVAAIFFTSEIGVLDHVARVSADIIKTNSPIIRNSSSRYLSESALYFFVLWLMIFFAIGVIFVADMTDTPTLLRIAGSLSGIVMFLYSALAILLMRRLASQVAASDERFRSDNPFQLPLWRLLGLMVATLFYGGFSFLLIANIARTLTG
- a CDS encoding cytochrome P460 family protein, whose translation is MRRTILFAFVLSLGAGAFAPGPQQQPPQSFSPWVDAQGNIGLPEDFRTTWSHLGDWVVPEEGGLSFHEVYSENDSVEHFIRHQQFPDGATLVKEVRSSRSARMTTGHASWAADNQIWFVMVKDARGRFKDNPIWGDGWGWALFSADNPQVSVTRDYRQECLPCHLPAKGNDWVYVEGYPTLKAVSRSAPMKPAPGSADLPENSIRINMLAYSPQTLTVKVGATVTWINEDPFPHTATADDGSFDTGNIAQNQRASVTFNKPGTFTYTCTPHPFMKGVIKVEE
- a CDS encoding cytochrome P460 family protein; amino-acid sequence: MRLNRKYRNPILFLFVLVLGFAAAGVLTALAGTAPQGMSPRQEKLNFTADNELQRPDFSFRNWIHIGTPLTPNDLNPPEAPFPEFHNVYIHPDDLDHYARTGKFRDGTALVKELVSVGSKAAPSGKGYFMGEFTGLEVAVKDSRRFPDEPGYWAYFSYGHSYPLKAKASIQPTATCNSCHQQNAAEDWVFSQYYPVLRAARSH